The following coding sequences are from one Pigmentibacter ruber window:
- a CDS encoding cyclase family protein: MNQVNEEKFFFPTLNWKYLSYTWGTSSPVYGNGKKIEIKKERDLCCGDTCNTLLFSASNHVGTHFDFPLHFDKNGKNVLDYEASYFIHVKISIIKMNLDTGHLISISDLKEKEKEIANDTTLLLIDTGSSIYRNQEKYWKNGIGVNTGVADYLREKYPELTTIGLDTISISSFQNREIGRLVHKEFLCSPKPILIIEDLNLNGINNIKPKIIVSLPLRIENADGAPATVIVGY, encoded by the coding sequence ATGAATCAAGTTAATGAAGAAAAATTTTTTTTTCCAACTTTAAATTGGAAATATCTTTCTTATACTTGGGGTACATCTTCTCCTGTATATGGAAATGGAAAAAAAATTGAAATAAAAAAAGAAAGAGATTTGTGTTGTGGAGATACTTGCAATACGTTGCTTTTTTCTGCTAGCAATCATGTAGGCACTCATTTTGATTTTCCATTGCATTTTGATAAAAATGGGAAAAATGTCCTTGACTATGAAGCTTCATATTTTATTCATGTAAAAATCTCCATAATTAAAATGAATTTAGATACAGGTCATTTAATTAGTATTTCAGATCTTAAAGAAAAAGAAAAAGAGATAGCAAATGATACAACTTTATTATTAATCGATACAGGTAGTTCAATATATAGAAACCAAGAAAAATATTGGAAAAATGGGATTGGTGTGAATACTGGAGTTGCTGATTACTTAAGAGAAAAATATCCTGAATTGACTACAATTGGATTAGATACTATATCTATTTCCTCTTTCCAAAATAGAGAAATAGGTCGATTAGTTCATAAAGAATTTTTATGTTCTCCAAAACCAATTTTAATAATAGAAGATCTTAATTTAAATGGTATAAATAATATAAAACCTAAAATAATTGTTTCTTTGCCTTTGCGAATAGAAAATGCAGATGGAGCTCCTGCAACTGTAATTGTGGGGTACTAA
- a CDS encoding NAD-dependent epimerase/dehydratase family protein: MKNENSETKVVVFGGSGFLGSHVTEELISQGYKVKIFDLNCSKIFNKGQVEFIKADILDKQAVIDACEQQDIVYNFAGLADINVAKDNPELTAQLNIMGNLNILEACRVHQVKRFILASSVYVYSESGSFYRISKQTSEKFTELYSEKYGIPFTILRYGSLYGRRADFRNGLYRLIYQAITTGKITYSGTGEELREYIHVSDASVASVNILTQDFKNQHVVITGHQSYKVSDIMKMIAEILRYKLNITLDFANEDIDSHYNITPYAYKPRIGKKLVVNPFVDIGQGILDCIDEISTEKGFLNESS, translated from the coding sequence ATGAAAAATGAAAATTCTGAAACTAAAGTTGTTGTATTTGGTGGATCTGGATTTTTGGGCAGTCATGTAACTGAAGAATTGATTTCTCAAGGTTATAAAGTGAAAATATTTGACTTAAATTGCTCAAAAATTTTCAATAAAGGTCAAGTCGAGTTTATTAAAGCAGATATACTTGATAAACAAGCGGTAATTGATGCTTGTGAGCAGCAAGATATTGTATACAATTTTGCAGGTCTTGCGGATATTAATGTTGCAAAAGATAATCCTGAACTTACTGCTCAATTAAATATTATGGGAAATTTAAATATATTGGAAGCATGTAGAGTTCATCAAGTAAAAAGATTTATTTTAGCAAGTAGTGTTTATGTCTATAGTGAGTCAGGATCTTTTTATAGAATAAGTAAACAAACAAGTGAAAAATTTACTGAATTATATTCTGAGAAATATGGAATTCCTTTTACTATTCTAAGATATGGTTCACTTTATGGTAGAAGAGCCGATTTTAGAAATGGTTTGTATCGTCTTATTTATCAGGCTATAACAACAGGAAAAATAACTTATTCAGGAACTGGTGAGGAATTAAGAGAGTATATACATGTGTCAGATGCATCCGTTGCTAGCGTTAATATCTTGACACAAGATTTTAAAAATCAACACGTTGTTATTACAGGACATCAATCTTATAAAGTTTCAGATATCATGAAAATGATTGCAGAGATTTTAAGGTATAAACTAAATATAACTCTAGATTTTGCGAATGAAGATATAGATTCTCACTATAATATAACGCCCTATGCATATAAACCTCGTATTGGAAAAAAATTAGTAGTAAATCCTTTTGTTGATATTGGGCAAGGAATTCTTGATTGTATAGATGAAATATCGACTGAAAAGGGTTTTTTAAATGAATCAAGTTAA
- a CDS encoding NAD(P)-dependent oxidoreductase — protein sequence MNNNIVAVASPSFSQSSILVNELSSYGFKVVLNSKNIRFNEKSLIEFINECEANAIVIGLEKVSEKVLTSCKSLNFISKFGVGLDNLDLNACEKNGIKIGWTPGLNNRSVTELVLSFTLGHLRNSTKAIYEMSKGIWNKNGGKELSKCIFGIVGLGNIGMDLARVLKGFGCNILYYDIIDKSMSEEVMKLGFQQVTYQALLKESDVISFHVPLTEQTQYMFSSEQLSIVKPDCFIINTSRGAVVDFDKVCSAVLEKRLGGFASDVFLEEPYDASRWSEVSNLYFTPHIGGNSKEAVLNMGRSAINHIANYFGKINNEK from the coding sequence ATGAATAATAATATAGTTGCTGTAGCATCACCTTCTTTTTCACAATCGTCAATTCTTGTTAATGAATTATCATCATATGGATTTAAAGTAGTATTAAATTCTAAAAATATTCGTTTTAATGAAAAAAGTTTAATTGAATTTATAAATGAATGTGAGGCGAATGCTATAGTCATTGGTTTAGAAAAAGTAAGTGAAAAAGTTTTGACTTCTTGTAAAAGTTTGAACTTTATCAGTAAATTTGGCGTAGGGCTTGATAATTTGGATTTAAATGCCTGTGAAAAAAATGGAATAAAAATAGGTTGGACTCCAGGGTTAAATAATCGTTCTGTGACTGAACTAGTTCTTTCCTTTACTTTGGGACATTTAAGAAATTCTACTAAAGCAATTTATGAAATGTCTAAAGGAATTTGGAATAAAAATGGAGGCAAAGAACTATCAAAATGTATATTTGGAATAGTTGGACTTGGTAATATTGGAATGGATTTGGCTAGAGTTTTAAAAGGATTTGGTTGTAATATTTTGTATTATGATATTATAGATAAATCTATGAGTGAAGAAGTTATGAAATTGGGATTTCAGCAAGTGACTTATCAAGCTTTATTAAAGGAATCTGACGTTATTTCTTTTCATGTTCCTTTAACAGAACAAACTCAATATATGTTTTCTTCAGAGCAACTAAGCATTGTTAAACCTGATTGCTTTATAATAAATACTTCTAGAGGGGCAGTAGTAGATTTTGATAAAGTTTGTTCAGCTGTTTTAGAGAAAAGATTAGGAGGTTTTGCTTCAGATGTATTTCTTGAAGAACCATATGATGCTAGTCGTTGGTCTGAAGTTTCTAATTTGTATTTTACACCGCATATAGGTGGGAATTCTAAAGAAGCTGTTTTAAATATGGGGCGTTCTGCTATTAATCATATTGCAAATTATTTTGGTAAAATAAACAATGAAAAATGA
- the kdsB gene encoding 3-deoxy-manno-octulosonate cytidylyltransferase encodes MHICIIPARMGSSRFPNKPLAPILGMPMIGHVAMRCKLEPIFDLVVVATCDQEIFEYCSSIGIKAVMTSSKHERASDRIQEALIFLENEINKKVISVTMVQGDEPMVTPNMLRTALFALHSSNAKVVNLCSEIENLEEFNSPNCVKVVLGKNKNALYFSREAIPSLSKFKGKIKPLKQVCIIPFQRDFLIEYSNLPPTPLEEIESIDMLRVLEHEIQVYCEMINEKSWPVDVPEDIARVENALTTCPLLSRYMK; translated from the coding sequence ATGCACATTTGTATTATACCTGCTAGGATGGGCAGTTCAAGATTTCCAAACAAACCATTAGCACCCATTTTAGGCATGCCTATGATTGGGCATGTTGCGATGAGATGCAAATTAGAACCAATCTTTGATCTTGTTGTTGTAGCTACTTGTGATCAAGAAATTTTTGAATATTGTTCAAGTATTGGTATCAAAGCTGTTATGACTTCTAGTAAGCACGAAAGAGCTTCTGATCGTATACAGGAAGCGCTTATTTTTTTAGAAAATGAAATAAATAAAAAAGTAATTTCTGTAACAATGGTTCAAGGTGACGAGCCTATGGTTACTCCAAATATGTTAAGAACAGCCCTCTTTGCATTACATTCTAGTAATGCAAAAGTCGTGAATTTATGTTCTGAAATTGAAAATTTAGAGGAGTTTAATTCGCCAAACTGTGTTAAAGTAGTTTTAGGAAAAAATAAAAACGCTCTTTATTTTAGCAGAGAGGCTATCCCTAGTTTATCTAAATTTAAAGGAAAAATAAAGCCTTTAAAGCAGGTGTGTATTATACCTTTTCAAAGAGATTTTTTAATTGAATATAGCAATCTCCCGCCAACGCCATTAGAAGAAATAGAATCTATTGATATGTTAAGAGTACTAGAACATGAAATACAGGTTTATTGTGAAATGATAAATGAAAAATCATGGCCTGTAGATGTCCCTGAGGATATAGCTCGAGTTGAAAATGCATTAACAACTTGTCCATTACTCTCTAGGTATATGAAATGA
- a CDS encoding class I SAM-dependent methyltransferase has translation MALEKVSCDFCGSTNNIIVASQTDLLYKTTNELFHVVKCADCQLNFTNPRPDKDSIKNFYVQDYSFHNTRNYIKKLFDKIFDLIANSYFVLIFNPFSILNPYLIQRIKPKVSDPVLERIKIFKKIKKQKILDIGCGSGTNSHFFGAKGCLKYYKKFANVVGCELSETARSNLNKLNILCYPSIDKIPISENNFDIIRMNWSLEHVDKPSQYFKFIKEHLAKDGMAVICIPNNEGHVYQNYPDCLELPIHFYHFSIRDIFKYAEKYGLKIKKVKTFSYPGLYYFSSKFYPSLSHYKNMSIFDAWKMNRTLNKSNSENGNDLLIILGL, from the coding sequence ATGGCATTAGAGAAAGTAAGCTGTGATTTTTGTGGTAGTACAAATAATATTATTGTTGCTAGCCAAACAGATCTTTTATATAAAACAACAAATGAATTATTTCATGTTGTAAAATGCGCTGATTGCCAATTAAACTTTACCAATCCAAGGCCAGATAAAGACAGTATTAAAAATTTTTATGTGCAAGATTACTCTTTTCATAATACAAGAAACTATATAAAAAAACTTTTTGATAAAATATTTGATTTAATTGCAAATTCATACTTTGTATTAATTTTTAATCCTTTTTCTATTCTTAATCCCTATTTAATTCAAAGAATAAAACCAAAAGTTTCAGATCCAGTTTTAGAGCGCATTAAAATTTTTAAAAAAATAAAAAAACAAAAAATTTTAGATATTGGTTGCGGGAGTGGAACAAATTCACATTTTTTTGGTGCTAAAGGATGCTTGAAGTATTATAAAAAATTTGCAAATGTTGTAGGCTGTGAATTATCAGAAACTGCGCGAAGTAATTTAAATAAATTGAATATTTTATGTTATCCAAGTATTGACAAAATACCAATTAGTGAAAATAACTTTGATATTATTCGCATGAATTGGTCCTTAGAACATGTAGATAAACCAAGTCAATATTTTAAATTTATTAAGGAACATTTGGCAAAGGATGGGATGGCAGTTATCTGTATACCAAATAATGAAGGACATGTTTATCAAAACTATCCAGATTGTTTAGAACTTCCTATTCATTTCTATCATTTTAGTATAAGAGATATCTTTAAATATGCAGAGAAATATGGACTAAAAATTAAGAAAGTAAAAACTTTTTCTTATCCTGGATTATATTACTTTTCAAGCAAATTTTATCCAAGTTTAAGTCATTATAAAAATATGTCAATTTTTGATGCATGGAAAATGAACAGAACATTGAATAAGTCAAATAGTGAAAATGGTAATGACCTTCTAATTATCTTAGGTCTTTAA
- a CDS encoding HpcH/HpaI aldolase family protein — MNLSLGSWLTVLHPTIVDLMTEQKFDWLCVDLEHSPTSYLDLQNAISTIQLKGKKAFARVAQNTHYHLKFPLDAGVDGVIIPMVNSADEAKQAVLNCFYPPKGNRGVGLARAQKYGFAFEEHLQSNLKNLTVIVQIEHVNAVEQIETILDIEGIAGVFIGPYDLSGSMGIPGQFEHPHMKEAIKKVSNATIARKKILGAHIITPKYNKIDEYSNLGYNFIAFSIDTLFLGTAMREELTKLGR; from the coding sequence ATGAATTTATCGTTAGGAAGTTGGTTGACTGTTTTGCATCCAACAATTGTAGATCTAATGACTGAGCAAAAATTTGATTGGCTATGTGTTGATTTAGAACATTCACCAACATCTTATTTGGATTTACAAAATGCTATTTCAACCATTCAATTAAAAGGAAAAAAAGCATTTGCAAGAGTTGCGCAAAATACTCATTACCATTTAAAGTTTCCTTTAGATGCTGGAGTTGATGGTGTTATAATACCAATGGTAAATTCTGCTGATGAGGCAAAACAAGCTGTTTTGAATTGTTTTTATCCTCCCAAAGGTAACAGAGGAGTAGGGTTAGCTAGAGCACAAAAATATGGTTTTGCTTTTGAAGAACATTTGCAATCAAATCTTAAAAATTTAACTGTTATAGTTCAGATTGAGCATGTTAATGCTGTTGAACAAATAGAAACTATTTTAGATATCGAAGGAATTGCTGGAGTTTTTATTGGTCCATATGATTTGAGTGGATCTATGGGAATTCCAGGACAATTTGAGCATCCACATATGAAAGAAGCTATTAAAAAAGTATCAAATGCTACTATTGCAAGAAAAAAAATACTTGGAGCACACATTATTACTCCAAAATATAATAAAATAGATGAGTATTCTAACCTTGGTTATAATTTTATCGCTTTTAGTATTGATACGCTTTTTTTAGGAACAGCTATGCGAGAAGAATTGACTAAATTAGGGCGGTAG
- a CDS encoding LIC12162 family transferase produces MFLVITSNEEFWDTEQEILFLGEYCKLNKRENFWNNLNYKTLENIWNDHNKKHDYAIYINEIQEQVLLFLSSKLNEIHGTNYSQRYWRILLIPFLMNYIPNYFDKYMLLKNACDMNSNNLTTIVLADSSYQEFDFTHNFFTEMVSEKWNLQVISQIIKSLKNISIKEEKNIPKSHSQVSKITFYKILFKNIITFIINLFASKNKILNFSQHLSKKQKWSLFIKSLFLIFPSNKFVFIKNNVIKRDLFLRDFLANYNDKNKDQFCEILVQSLYQNLPTQFLEDYKFYHKKTLKYYGAKAPIAILQDTSIYSDSFFAMWFAYCIDKGTLSIGFQHGGGYGDRLFNPTEKYELSVNDYYISWGWGKDKKILPLPSPILSSNSKTKKNRYSNKGYFLLTGTVVPRVFLRYESVPIENQFLEYLKWQTHFFSGLINEVSRNLVIRPHPVDFEWNIKKRLRDKNALIENSFKDLSQDFHEVLANCSLFISDNLNTTFLHSLVINKPTILFWNKNLWESNQFAEDYYTELEKVGIYHRTPESAAKKINEIYCAIETWWNSKEVQNARLSFIENYAKSSILWEKIWVRELKKIIN; encoded by the coding sequence ATGTTTTTAGTGATTACTTCAAATGAAGAATTTTGGGATACAGAACAAGAGATTTTGTTTTTAGGTGAGTATTGTAAATTAAATAAAAGAGAAAATTTTTGGAATAATTTAAATTATAAAACATTAGAAAATATTTGGAATGATCATAATAAAAAACATGATTATGCTATTTATATTAATGAAATACAAGAGCAAGTTCTTTTGTTTTTGTCTTCAAAATTAAATGAAATTCATGGTACTAATTATTCGCAGAGATATTGGAGAATTTTATTAATTCCATTTTTAATGAATTATATCCCAAATTATTTTGACAAATATATGCTTTTAAAAAATGCTTGCGACATGAATTCTAATAATTTAACAACCATTGTTTTAGCTGATTCTTCTTATCAAGAATTTGACTTTACACATAATTTTTTTACTGAAATGGTTTCTGAAAAGTGGAATTTGCAAGTTATTTCTCAAATTATTAAAAGTCTAAAAAATATTAGTATTAAAGAAGAAAAAAATATTCCGAAATCTCATTCTCAAGTTAGTAAAATTACATTTTATAAAATTTTATTTAAAAATATTATTACTTTTATAATTAATTTATTTGCAAGTAAAAATAAAATTTTAAATTTTTCTCAGCATCTATCAAAGAAACAAAAATGGTCACTATTTATAAAATCTTTATTTTTAATTTTTCCGAGTAATAAATTTGTCTTTATAAAAAATAACGTAATTAAAAGGGATTTATTTTTACGAGATTTTTTAGCAAACTATAACGACAAAAATAAAGATCAATTTTGTGAAATTTTAGTGCAAAGCTTATACCAGAACCTGCCTACTCAATTTTTAGAAGATTATAAATTTTATCATAAAAAAACATTGAAGTATTATGGAGCAAAAGCTCCTATAGCAATTTTACAAGACACTTCTATTTATTCTGATTCCTTTTTTGCTATGTGGTTTGCTTATTGTATTGATAAGGGGACTCTTTCAATCGGTTTTCAGCATGGTGGTGGCTATGGTGATAGATTGTTTAATCCAACAGAAAAGTATGAATTAAGTGTTAATGATTATTATATTTCTTGGGGGTGGGGGAAAGATAAAAAAATATTACCTCTGCCTAGTCCAATATTATCAAGCAACAGTAAAACAAAAAAAAATAGATATTCTAATAAAGGATATTTTCTTTTAACAGGTACAGTAGTTCCAAGAGTTTTTTTGAGATATGAAAGCGTACCTATTGAAAACCAATTTTTGGAATATTTAAAATGGCAAACCCATTTTTTTTCTGGATTAATAAATGAAGTCAGCCGAAATTTAGTCATTAGACCACATCCTGTCGATTTTGAATGGAATATTAAAAAAAGACTTAGGGATAAAAATGCTTTGATTGAAAATTCCTTCAAAGATCTTTCTCAAGACTTTCATGAAGTCCTTGCAAACTGTTCCCTATTTATCAGTGATAATTTAAATACAACATTTTTACATAGTTTAGTCATAAATAAACCTACAATTTTGTTTTGGAATAAAAATTTATGGGAAAGTAATCAATTTGCAGAGGATTATTATACTGAGCTTGAAAAAGTAGGAATTTATCATAGAACTCCTGAATCAGCAGCAAAAAAAATAAATGAAATTTATTGTGCTATAGAGACTTGGTGGAATTCTAAGGAAGTGCAAAATGCTAGACTAAGTTTTATTGAAAATTATGCTAAATCATCCATCCTTTGGGAGAAAATTTGGGTTAGAGAACTTAAAAAAATAATTAATTAA
- the hisF gene encoding imidazole glycerol phosphate synthase subunit HisF — MLKTRIMPTLLYKDTGLVKGVSFDSWRRTGSLMQAIKVYNMREVDELIFLDISASKLNSEPDYSLVKDFSSECFMPLTVGGGISSVEHVRKLLKSGADKVSINTHAVLNPTLISDIASVFGSQCVVVSVDVKKVSDSNYKIYTYSGTQETNLDLKKWLIQVQELGAGEVLITSIDKDGTMSGYDLDLIKLATETLTIPVIASGGAGNYQDMLNALMIGKASALAASSIYHFTEQTPLEAKKYLGDHGICVRNYN; from the coding sequence ATGTTAAAAACTCGTATTATGCCCACCCTCCTTTATAAAGATACTGGTTTAGTAAAAGGAGTTTCTTTTGATAGTTGGCGGCGAACTGGTAGCTTAATGCAAGCAATTAAAGTTTATAATATGAGAGAAGTAGATGAACTTATTTTTTTAGATATTTCTGCATCAAAATTAAATTCAGAACCAGATTATTCACTTGTTAAAGATTTTTCTTCAGAATGTTTTATGCCATTGACTGTAGGAGGTGGTATTTCATCTGTTGAACATGTTCGAAAACTTCTTAAATCTGGCGCTGACAAGGTGTCTATTAATACTCATGCCGTATTAAACCCAACACTAATTTCAGACATAGCAAGTGTTTTCGGTTCCCAATGTGTAGTTGTTTCTGTTGATGTAAAAAAAGTAAGTGATTCGAATTACAAGATATATACTTATTCTGGTACACAAGAGACAAATTTAGATCTCAAAAAATGGTTGATTCAGGTACAGGAACTTGGTGCAGGTGAAGTTTTGATAACGTCAATAGATAAAGATGGTACAATGAGTGGTTATGATCTCGATTTAATCAAACTTGCAACGGAAACTCTTACTATTCCTGTCATAGCATCTGGAGGAGCCGGTAATTATCAAGATATGCTTAATGCTTTAATGATAGGAAAAGCTTCTGCTCTAGCAGCTTCAAGTATTTATCATTTTACTGAACAAACTCCTTTAGAAGCAAAAAAATATTTGGGTGATCATGGTATTTGTGTCAGAAATTATAATTAA
- the hisH gene encoding imidazole glycerol phosphate synthase subunit HisH has translation MIAIVDYEIGNVLSVARAVEVCGYTPIITKNHQELKEATHIILPGVGSFYEGMNKLKENNLIDILNYLVMEKQTPFLGICLGMQLLADIGYEQQECKGLGWIPGEISLIPASKYLLPLPHVGWNNVTFKKSLELFQGIKENSDFYFVHSFYFNTKNESDILATVHYGEEIPVIVNNRNIYGMQFHPEKSQKVGLKLLNNFLQI, from the coding sequence ATGATTGCTATTGTAGACTATGAGATTGGAAATGTATTATCAGTTGCAAGAGCTGTAGAAGTTTGTGGATATACTCCTATAATAACAAAAAATCATCAAGAATTAAAAGAAGCCACGCATATTATATTGCCTGGAGTTGGCAGCTTCTATGAAGGAATGAACAAATTAAAAGAAAATAATTTAATTGATATCCTAAATTATTTAGTAATGGAAAAACAAACCCCTTTTTTAGGAATTTGTTTAGGAATGCAGCTTTTAGCTGATATTGGATATGAGCAACAGGAATGTAAGGGTCTTGGTTGGATTCCGGGTGAAATTTCTCTCATACCTGCATCTAAATATTTATTGCCTTTACCACATGTTGGTTGGAATAATGTCACATTTAAAAAATCTTTAGAATTATTTCAAGGTATAAAAGAAAATTCTGATTTTTATTTTGTGCATAGTTTTTATTTTAACACTAAAAACGAAAGCGATATTCTTGCGACCGTTCATTATGGTGAAGAAATTCCTGTCATTGTAAATAATAGAAATATTTATGGCATGCAATTTCATCCTGAAAAAAGCCAGAAAGTTGGCTTAAAACTTTTAAATAACTTTTTACAGATTTAG
- a CDS encoding N-acetyl sugar amidotransferase, with the protein MIKYCAKCVMPDTKPDLHFDEYGVCFACRAYDSRKEVDWKKRKEELIQLVDKYRSKDGSNYDCLVPVSGGKDSTYQVVKMLQLGLNPLCVTATTCSLSPIGRRNIENLKSLGVDYIEVTANPVVRKKINKIALEQVGDISWPEHVSIFTTPIRIAVQLGISLVIWGENSQNEYGGPAAASENNVLTRRWLEEFGGLLGLRVSDLIGQEGISKKDLIQYTYPSDEELKRVGVTGLFLGHYIPWDGFSNVLIAQSHGFETYHKPAEGSFVNYENLDNNFHGIHDYFKFLKYGFGRATDQACLHVRRGRLSREDAIEAVKKHDGKYPHIYLGKTLESMLESIDMTVDEFNKICDRFTNKKLFRIDSRGNLLRDKNFNLVKINYDNE; encoded by the coding sequence ATGATCAAATATTGTGCTAAATGTGTAATGCCTGATACAAAACCAGATCTTCATTTTGATGAATATGGGGTTTGTTTTGCTTGTAGAGCTTATGATTCAAGGAAAGAGGTTGATTGGAAAAAAAGAAAAGAAGAATTAATACAGCTTGTGGATAAATATCGTTCAAAAGATGGCTCAAATTATGATTGCTTGGTACCAGTAAGTGGTGGCAAAGATAGTACTTATCAAGTAGTAAAAATGTTGCAATTAGGTTTAAATCCTCTTTGTGTAACTGCAACAACTTGTTCACTAAGTCCTATTGGCAGACGAAATATAGAGAATTTAAAATCTCTTGGTGTTGATTATATTGAAGTTACAGCAAATCCAGTAGTTCGAAAGAAAATTAATAAAATTGCTCTTGAACAAGTTGGTGATATTTCTTGGCCTGAGCACGTTTCCATTTTTACAACTCCTATTAGAATAGCAGTGCAACTTGGAATAAGTTTAGTTATTTGGGGTGAAAATTCTCAAAATGAATATGGTGGACCCGCGGCAGCCTCCGAAAATAACGTTTTAACAAGAAGATGGTTGGAGGAATTTGGTGGATTATTGGGTTTAAGAGTTTCTGATTTAATTGGACAAGAAGGAATTTCAAAAAAAGATTTAATCCAGTACACATATCCTTCTGATGAGGAATTAAAAAGAGTTGGGGTTACTGGTCTTTTTCTTGGACATTACATACCTTGGGATGGTTTTTCAAATGTTTTAATTGCTCAATCTCACGGATTTGAAACATACCATAAACCAGCTGAAGGCTCATTTGTAAATTATGAAAATTTAGATAATAATTTTCATGGTATTCATGATTATTTTAAGTTTTTAAAATACGGATTTGGAAGAGCAACTGATCAAGCTTGTTTGCATGTGAGACGTGGGCGGTTATCTAGAGAAGATGCGATTGAAGCGGTTAAAAAACATGATGGTAAATATCCACATATTTATTTAGGTAAAACATTAGAATCTATGTTAGAAAGTATAGATATGACAGTAGATGAATTTAATAAAATATGTGATCGTTTCACTAATAAAAAACTTTTTAGAATAGACTCTAGAGGTAATTTATTAAGAGATAAAAATTTTAATTTAGTTAAAATAAATTATGATAATGAGTAA
- a CDS encoding cytidylyltransferase domain-containing protein, which yields MFVFPNIVIIIQARMTSSRLPGKVMLNLNNETVLAHVIRRCKKSRFISKVIVAFPDTSESQPIEVLCRELNVDYFAGSEFDVLSRYYFSAKMLTADIVIRITSDCPLIDYSIIDAMLIQFLSKYNSENQFDYYSNVIFRTLPRGFDVEIFTFKALEIAFNKAHDPIDREHVTRYIYTNKLEFNIGNYSVDSDFSLYRLTLDEKADYLMFEKLFQALDFEGIKEPLLYEILYILNKYPDIYEINKHIEQKGK from the coding sequence ATGTTTGTTTTTCCTAATATAGTTATCATAATTCAGGCTAGAATGACTTCTTCGCGTTTACCTGGTAAGGTGATGTTGAATTTAAATAATGAGACTGTTTTAGCTCATGTTATACGGCGTTGTAAAAAATCACGATTTATTTCAAAAGTTATAGTTGCTTTTCCTGATACAAGTGAAAGCCAGCCAATAGAAGTACTATGTAGAGAATTAAATGTAGATTATTTTGCAGGTTCAGAATTTGATGTTTTAAGCCGATATTATTTTTCTGCAAAAATGCTGACAGCAGACATAGTTATTAGAATTACCTCAGATTGTCCTTTAATTGATTATTCAATTATAGATGCTATGCTTATTCAATTTTTGTCAAAATATAATTCTGAGAATCAATTTGATTATTATTCAAATGTAATTTTTAGAACTTTGCCGCGTGGTTTTGATGTTGAAATTTTTACGTTCAAAGCATTAGAAATTGCATTTAATAAAGCCCACGATCCCATAGATCGTGAACATGTAACTAGATATATATATACAAATAAATTGGAATTTAATATTGGTAATTATTCTGTTGATTCAGATTTCAGTTTATATAGACTAACTCTTGATGAAAAAGCTGATTATTTAATGTTTGAAAAATTATTTCAAGCATTAGATTTTGAAGGAATTAAAGAACCTTTGCTTTATGAAATATTATATATTTTAAATAAATACCCAGATATTTATGAGATTAATAAGCATATAGAACAAAAAGGTAAATAA